A single genomic interval of Nonomuraea rubra harbors:
- a CDS encoding ABC transporter permease: protein MLGYFGRRLLYVVVTLWAISIVTFVIINLPPGDYVSTLIANAESGGEGITPAEAANLRARYGLDDPIFVQYWRWISAIVLHGDFGQSFAWNQPVATLIGERVVLSAVLSIASLLMVWAIAFPIGIYSAVKQYSWGDYGFSFLGFIGMAIPEFMLALVLMYVGFRYFGQSVGGLFSPEFQDAAWNLGKVLDLLGHLWVPIAVIAVSGTAGMIRVTRANLLDELYRPYVHTARAKGLPEWKLLLRYPVRMSLSPFFSTVGWLLPGLIGGETIVSVVMSLPTGGPLLLSGVMNQDMYLVGSFIMILSLLTVVGTVLSDLALAWWDPRIRKRYKRE, encoded by the coding sequence GTGCTGGGTTACTTCGGCCGCCGCCTCCTCTACGTGGTGGTGACGCTCTGGGCGATCTCGATCGTCACGTTCGTCATCATCAACCTGCCGCCCGGCGACTACGTCTCGACGCTGATCGCGAACGCGGAGTCGGGCGGTGAGGGCATCACGCCCGCGGAGGCCGCCAACCTCAGGGCGCGCTACGGCCTGGACGATCCGATCTTCGTCCAGTACTGGCGCTGGATCTCCGCCATCGTGCTGCACGGCGATTTCGGTCAATCGTTTGCCTGGAACCAGCCGGTCGCCACGCTGATCGGCGAGCGGGTCGTCCTGTCGGCGGTGCTGTCGATCGCCTCGCTGCTGATGGTCTGGGCGATCGCGTTCCCGATCGGCATCTACAGCGCGGTCAAGCAGTACTCCTGGGGCGACTACGGCTTCTCCTTCCTCGGCTTCATCGGGATGGCGATCCCCGAGTTCATGCTGGCGCTGGTCCTCATGTACGTCGGGTTCCGCTACTTCGGGCAGAGCGTGGGCGGGCTGTTCTCACCCGAGTTCCAGGACGCGGCCTGGAACCTGGGCAAGGTCCTGGACCTCCTCGGCCACCTCTGGGTGCCGATCGCGGTCATCGCGGTCTCCGGCACGGCCGGCATGATCCGGGTGACCAGGGCGAACCTGCTCGACGAGCTCTACCGGCCCTACGTGCACACGGCCAGGGCCAAGGGGCTGCCGGAGTGGAAGCTGCTGCTGAGGTACCCGGTGCGGATGTCGCTCAGCCCGTTCTTCAGCACGGTGGGCTGGCTGCTGCCGGGGCTGATCGGCGGCGAGACCATCGTCTCGGTCGTCATGAGCCTGCCGACCGGCGGGCCGCTGCTGCTCAGCGGGGTCATGAACCAGGACATGTACCTGGTCGGCAGCTTCATCATGATCCTCAGCCTGCTCACCGTGGTCGGCACCGTGCTGAGCGACCTGGCCCTGGCGTGGTGGGACCCGCGAATTCGCAAACGGTACAAGAGAGAGTAG